ATTCGCCAAAAAAGCTGACAAAGAGGGCCTGAAGAATATTGCCAAACTTTTCAGGACCACCGCCGAAGCTGAGCGCATTCATGCCGAGGGACATCTCTCTGCCGACGATGCCATCAAATCGACCATCGAGAACCTGCAAACGGCTATTGATGGCGAGACCTATGAGCATAACGAAATGTATCCGCCCATGTACGAGCAGGCTGTGGCCGATGGGCATAAAGCCAAACGCATGTTCGGTTATGCTGTAGAGGCCGAAAAAGTGCATGCCGCACTCTATCGTCATGCACTTGAAATTGCCATGGCAGGCAAAGACCTTGAAACAGCAGAGATCTGGCTCTGTCCTGTCTGTGGTCACATTGAATTGGGCACACCTCCGGAAACCTGTCCTATTTGTAACGTCAAGGCCTCTTCATACGTCCAGATAGCCTGATCATACAACGGTCGTTGCTCGTAAGCCTGGCCCCCGTGAACTGCGGGGGCTTTTTTTGCAGCAGCGTATACAAATGTTGTACACAGCCTTATCCCGCCATTTCAATCGTGTGTTGCAACTTCCACATTCGCCGATAAAACCCATCCCCGTCCATAAGCTCCCCATGCAGACCCTGCTCCACAATCTTTCCTTTCTCAAGCACAAGAATCCGGTCGTATTGCTCCATTGCCTTAAGGCGGTGGGTAATGGTATCAGCGTCTTTCCTGAGCTGATGGCGTTCAGGGTTTGGGTTACCTCTCTCTCCGTTACGCAGTCAAGGTTGGCCGTTGCTTCATCAAGAATCATGATTGGGGCATGTTGCAGCAGGATTCTCGGGCGCTGCCTTTCGCTT
The DNA window shown above is from Pelodictyon phaeoclathratiforme BU-1 and carries:
- a CDS encoding rubrerythrin family protein, producing the protein MPTTHENLKNAFAGESQAYQKYAAFAKKADKEGLKNIAKLFRTTAEAERIHAEGHLSADDAIKSTIENLQTAIDGETYEHNEMYPPMYEQAVADGHKAKRMFGYAVEAEKVHAALYRHALEIAMAGKDLETAEIWLCPVCGHIELGTPPETCPICNVKASSYVQIA